The Aminithiophilus ramosus genome contains a region encoding:
- a CDS encoding aminotransferase-like domain-containing protein: MSRIDWKELYSTVGAGLKPSPIRELMKYTRQPGMISFAGGNPDPAIFPVAEFGRASTILTERGREVLQYGATDGFAPLKEYIAQWMAPRMGRVTAPEEMLISTGSQQVMDLLCSALVDAGDYVIVEEPTYPGSIHTMRNHSVSFLTCPCDEEGMVVDAIPGLIERARKEGKKVKFIYTIVNFHNPAGVTLSVERRRKLLEIASKEGILIFEDDPYGHLRYDGDHLPTIFSMDNEGLVLFACSFSKILAPGTRVAWSVGDRELIRSLVMVKQGVDLCTSVVAQGLVYEYCRQGNLEGFLPKIVAHYGRKRDAMAAAFEKHLPADVRFVKPEGGFFFWLTLPGVDTKELFFKAIERNVAFVTGTSFFPSGKGGEENLRSCFTFASTEEIDEGARRLAQAIADLKG, encoded by the coding sequence GTGAGCAGAATCGATTGGAAAGAACTCTATTCGACGGTCGGAGCGGGCCTGAAGCCGTCGCCCATCCGGGAGCTTATGAAGTACACCCGCCAGCCGGGCATGATCTCCTTCGCCGGAGGCAACCCCGACCCGGCCATCTTCCCCGTCGCCGAGTTCGGCCGGGCCTCGACGATTCTCACCGAAAGGGGCAGGGAAGTCCTCCAGTACGGGGCCACCGACGGCTTCGCCCCCCTCAAGGAGTACATCGCCCAGTGGATGGCCCCCCGCATGGGCCGCGTCACCGCACCGGAGGAGATGCTCATCTCCACGGGATCCCAGCAGGTCATGGACCTGCTCTGCTCGGCCCTCGTCGACGCCGGCGACTACGTCATCGTCGAAGAGCCCACCTATCCCGGCTCGATCCACACCATGCGCAACCACAGCGTCTCCTTCCTGACCTGCCCCTGCGACGAGGAGGGTATGGTCGTCGACGCCATCCCCGGGCTGATCGAGAGGGCCCGGAAAGAGGGCAAAAAGGTCAAGTTCATCTACACCATCGTCAACTTCCACAACCCCGCCGGCGTGACCCTCTCCGTGGAGCGCCGCAGGAAGCTCCTCGAAATCGCCTCGAAAGAGGGCATCCTCATCTTCGAGGACGATCCCTACGGCCATCTCCGCTACGACGGCGACCATCTGCCGACGATCTTCTCCATGGACAACGAAGGACTCGTCCTCTTCGCCTGCTCCTTCTCGAAGATCCTCGCCCCCGGAACGCGCGTCGCCTGGTCCGTCGGCGACAGGGAGCTGATCCGGAGCCTCGTCATGGTCAAACAGGGCGTCGATCTCTGCACCAGCGTCGTCGCCCAGGGCCTCGTCTACGAATACTGCCGCCAGGGCAACCTGGAGGGATTCCTTCCCAAGATCGTCGCCCACTACGGCCGCAAGCGCGACGCCATGGCGGCGGCCTTCGAGAAACACCTTCCCGCCGACGTGCGCTTCGTCAAGCCCGAGGGAGGCTTCTTCTTCTGGCTCACCCTGCCCGGCGTCGACACGAAGGAACTCTTCTTCAAGGCCATCGAGAGAAACGTGGCCTTCGTCACCGGAACCTCCTTCTTCCCCAGCGGAAAGGGAGGCGAGGAGAACCTGCGGAGCTGCTTCACCTTCGCCTCGACGGAGGAAATCGACGAGGGAGCCCGGCGCCTGGCCCAGGCCATCGCCGACCTGAAGGGATAA
- a CDS encoding molybdopterin-containing oxidoreductase family protein: MGKTFFSACPHDCPDACAFKVDVDGGKVRIEANGRLPWTTFICPKGKRWAKRVFDAGRLTSPLLRRGETFLPLAVDDALDIWAERLGRTVERDGPLSVFLYQGAGSLYFSKRLLAHPLAELGGYRTTRGSLCGSAGNAGLRETFGVVPVQSVETLVASARALLFWGRNVAETSLHLLPLLRKIRARGGRLGAVEIRPTATTALVDRWWRIHPGSDAFLAAWLCRALLVRGLASPKWRSRVDDGQAFETFLSGLDDEALLERTGLSSGEARDLLDWLLLDGPVTHYGGYGLQRYLQGKESYRWISALAVLTGAFDGPGGAVLMGKDEMARFPASLLPRPAETERLPVATWHERLEGLTPPIGHLIVTNANPLQQAPDEKGLRRAFASIPFKVCLDVTLTETARACDLVLPVATFLEEGPDWRGSYWHRYLLRSQAVLDPPPSVRPETALFGGLARRLGLKRDPERLMKEMDDLLLADESLEDLGDGVYAWEEPQFWSDPEARAVLPLFLPEPLSPRGGLRLVTVHVASYINGQSWDAPEADDPLEARLTPAEMDRRGLADGDRIRLTAQNGQGLDVEVRAQEGLSEGIVVLPQGRPGLNALTPPLSSPGFGAPYHETFVSIEARTERKGPTEAEDRTGRSGP; this comes from the coding sequence ATGGGCAAGACCTTCTTCTCGGCCTGCCCCCACGACTGCCCCGACGCCTGCGCCTTCAAAGTCGACGTCGACGGCGGGAAGGTCCGGATCGAGGCCAACGGACGCCTGCCCTGGACGACCTTCATCTGCCCCAAGGGGAAACGCTGGGCGAAGCGGGTCTTCGACGCCGGACGCCTGACGTCGCCCCTGCTCCGACGGGGAGAGACCTTCCTGCCCCTTGCCGTCGACGACGCCTTGGACATCTGGGCCGAACGGCTGGGCCGGACCGTCGAAAGAGACGGCCCCCTTTCGGTCTTCCTCTACCAGGGAGCGGGCTCCCTCTACTTCTCCAAACGGCTCCTGGCCCATCCCCTGGCCGAGCTGGGCGGCTACAGGACGACAAGGGGAAGCCTCTGCGGCTCGGCGGGGAACGCCGGACTCCGCGAGACCTTCGGCGTCGTCCCCGTCCAATCCGTCGAGACCCTCGTCGCGTCGGCCCGGGCCCTTCTCTTCTGGGGTCGCAACGTGGCCGAGACGAGTCTTCACCTCCTCCCCCTGCTCAGGAAAATCCGCGCCCGAGGAGGCCGCCTGGGAGCCGTCGAGATCCGTCCCACGGCGACGACGGCCCTCGTCGACCGCTGGTGGCGGATCCACCCCGGAAGCGACGCCTTTCTCGCCGCCTGGCTCTGCCGCGCCCTCCTCGTCCGGGGACTGGCCTCGCCGAAGTGGCGGAGCCGCGTCGACGACGGGCAGGCCTTCGAGACCTTCCTCTCGGGACTGGACGACGAGGCCCTCCTGGAAAGGACGGGCCTCTCCTCGGGCGAGGCCCGGGACCTTCTCGACTGGCTCCTCCTCGACGGCCCCGTGACCCACTACGGAGGCTACGGCCTCCAGCGCTATCTCCAGGGCAAGGAGAGCTACCGCTGGATCTCGGCCCTGGCCGTCCTCACCGGCGCCTTCGACGGTCCCGGCGGGGCCGTCCTCATGGGCAAGGACGAGATGGCCCGATTCCCCGCCTCCCTCCTCCCCCGGCCCGCCGAGACGGAACGCCTTCCCGTGGCGACCTGGCACGAGAGGCTGGAAGGCCTCACGCCGCCCATCGGCCACCTCATCGTCACCAACGCCAACCCCCTTCAGCAGGCGCCCGACGAAAAGGGCCTCCGACGGGCCTTCGCCTCCATTCCCTTCAAGGTCTGCCTCGACGTCACCCTGACGGAAACGGCCCGGGCCTGCGACCTCGTCCTTCCCGTCGCGACCTTCCTCGAAGAGGGTCCCGACTGGCGGGGCTCCTACTGGCACCGCTACCTCCTGCGGTCTCAGGCCGTCCTCGACCCGCCGCCTTCGGTCCGGCCCGAGACGGCCCTCTTCGGCGGCCTGGCCCGCCGCCTGGGACTGAAAAGGGACCCGGAGAGGCTGATGAAGGAGATGGACGACCTCCTCCTGGCCGACGAGAGCCTCGAAGACCTCGGCGACGGCGTCTACGCCTGGGAGGAGCCCCAGTTCTGGAGCGACCCCGAGGCCCGGGCCGTCCTCCCCCTCTTCCTGCCCGAGCCCCTTTCCCCCCGCGGCGGGCTCCGTCTCGTGACGGTCCACGTCGCCTCCTACATCAACGGCCAGAGCTGGGACGCCCCCGAGGCCGACGATCCCCTGGAGGCGCGCCTGACCCCGGCGGAGATGGATCGAAGGGGGCTGGCCGACGGCGATCGGATCCGCCTCACGGCACAGAACGGGCAGGGCCTGGACGTGGAGGTGCGGGCCCAGGAGGGGCTGAGCGAGGGAATCGTCGTCCTCCCCCAGGGACGGCCCGGCCTCAACGCCCTCACGCCTCCCCTCTCGAGCCCCGGCTTCGGCGCCCCCTATCACGAGACCTTCGTCTCCATCGAGGCCCGGACGGAGCGAAAGGGCCCGACGGAGGCAGAGGATCGGACCGGACGGTCCGGACCTTAA
- a CDS encoding methyl-accepting chemotaxis protein — protein sequence MRGMRSVSIRFRLLALTGLLCLFTALVAFIGYRGESQVVADMDGLYNECLLPVYWLTDARVQAQAVRANILALLLTTDENENRALMADIERRQAIADADLSNYGKTRLDSFEKEQFAAARQYIGEARVSQERTIALAMANRNAEAYALFRDETLPALERYQETVAALSARSSETAEKANSANKEEAAASARLLVTLALASLALGALSGLLLASSVTRPLSRLQGLVARFAEGDLTVSFSDEGRDEVASIASGLERMGRSLSEVIAAVAEIAARLGHEAQEFASLAEESNAGVEEARGGVETVGGAMENLAAIGQELNASVEEVAAGATTTANRSGDVSAEVEEARRAGESGMEAVTRTVVTMTEVTKEAEASSKAAVALAEKAAQIQKIVAVISGIADQTNLLALNAAIEAARAGEHGRGFAVVAEEVRKLAEESNGAARNIADLAGSIASDLASVRAGADRNREGARNADGLVREASAKIGLILKGLENIAGSAQDLAAVSEEQAASSGEIASAVQDMAGKVNDSNAMARNVRDQVVEVATAAERVAKGAEGLARIGEDLRRRVAFFRTDASDPAGLLPARRS from the coding sequence ATGAGAGGAATGCGCAGCGTCTCCATCCGATTCCGCCTGCTGGCCCTGACGGGCCTTCTCTGCCTTTTCACGGCCCTTGTCGCCTTCATAGGCTACAGGGGCGAGTCGCAGGTCGTCGCCGACATGGACGGCCTCTACAACGAATGTCTCCTTCCCGTCTACTGGCTCACCGATGCCCGCGTCCAGGCCCAGGCCGTCAGGGCCAACATCCTCGCCCTCCTGCTGACGACGGACGAGAACGAAAACAGGGCCCTCATGGCCGACATCGAGCGGCGCCAGGCCATCGCCGACGCCGATCTGTCCAACTACGGCAAGACCCGTCTCGACTCCTTCGAGAAGGAACAGTTCGCGGCGGCGCGGCAGTACATCGGAGAGGCCCGCGTGAGCCAGGAGAGGACGATCGCACTGGCCATGGCCAACCGCAACGCCGAGGCCTACGCCCTCTTCCGCGACGAGACGCTGCCCGCCCTGGAACGCTACCAGGAGACGGTGGCGGCCCTCTCGGCCCGCTCCTCGGAGACGGCGGAAAAGGCCAACAGCGCCAACAAGGAAGAGGCGGCGGCCTCCGCCAGGCTCCTCGTCACCCTGGCCCTGGCCTCCCTCGCTTTGGGCGCCCTTTCGGGCCTTCTGCTGGCCTCGTCGGTGACGCGCCCCCTGAGTCGCCTTCAGGGTCTCGTGGCCCGCTTCGCCGAGGGGGACCTGACGGTCTCCTTTTCCGACGAGGGTCGCGACGAGGTGGCCTCCATCGCCTCGGGGCTGGAACGGATGGGGCGCAGCCTGAGCGAGGTCATCGCCGCCGTGGCCGAGATCGCCGCCCGCCTGGGCCACGAGGCCCAGGAGTTCGCCTCCCTGGCCGAGGAGTCCAACGCCGGAGTCGAAGAGGCCCGCGGCGGCGTCGAGACCGTGGGAGGGGCCATGGAGAACCTGGCCGCCATAGGGCAAGAGCTCAACGCCTCCGTCGAGGAGGTGGCCGCCGGGGCCACGACGACGGCCAACCGCAGCGGCGACGTCTCGGCCGAAGTGGAAGAGGCCCGCAGGGCCGGGGAGTCGGGCATGGAGGCCGTGACGCGGACCGTCGTCACCATGACGGAGGTGACGAAGGAGGCCGAGGCCTCGTCGAAGGCCGCGGTGGCCCTGGCCGAGAAGGCGGCCCAGATCCAGAAGATCGTGGCCGTCATCTCGGGCATCGCCGACCAGACGAACCTGCTGGCCCTCAACGCCGCCATCGAGGCGGCCCGGGCGGGCGAGCACGGCCGGGGCTTCGCCGTCGTCGCCGAGGAGGTGCGCAAGCTGGCCGAGGAGTCCAACGGGGCGGCCCGTAACATCGCCGACCTGGCGGGGTCCATCGCCTCCGACCTGGCCTCGGTCCGCGCCGGGGCGGACCGGAACCGCGAGGGGGCCCGCAACGCCGACGGCCTCGTCCGGGAGGCCTCGGCGAAGATCGGCCTCATCCTGAAGGGGCTGGAGAACATCGCCGGATCGGCCCAGGACCTGGCCGCCGTCAGCGAGGAGCAGGCCGCCTCGAGCGGGGAGATCGCCTCGGCCGTCCAGGACATGGCCGGCAAGGTGAACGACTCCAACGCCATGGCGCGCAACGTCCGCGACCAGGTGGTCGAGGTGGCGACGGCGGCCGAGCGCGTCGCCAAGGGCGCCGAGGGACTGGCCCGCATCGGCGAGGACCTCAGGCGGCGGGTGGCCTTCTTCCGCACCGACGCCTCCGATCCGGCGGGGCTTCTGCCCGCCCGAAGAAGCTGA
- a CDS encoding aminotransferase-like domain-containing protein produces MSQFWEALFSQTAGAIKPSPIREMLHLIRQPGMISFAGGMPDPAIFPVEQFNEASSILRSSGRDVLQYGTTEGYGPLKEFLATWTAPRMGRVLKAEELLITSGSTQVVDLLNWALVDRGDVILVEEPSFMGSTLNMHNHGARFETLDCDGEGMIVEALPAKIEALRARGETIKYIYTITNFHNPLGCTLSLQRRRALLDVAYRYGVPILEDDPYGYVRFDGDHLPTLFSLDDRGMVLYAASFSKILAPGTRIGWCAGPAELIRKMTVFKQGVDVCTSVVAQALVYEYCRLGHLDAFLPKIIAHYTKKRNAMEEAFRRHLPLDEVRWVTPQGGFFYWLETPNIAATDLFDASIEKKVAFVPGHTFYVGQGGIHNGRFCFTFASSEEIDEGASRLGQAMRERLS; encoded by the coding sequence GTGAGCCAGTTCTGGGAGGCTCTTTTCAGTCAGACGGCGGGGGCCATCAAGCCCTCTCCGATCCGGGAGATGCTCCACCTGATCCGTCAGCCGGGGATGATCTCCTTCGCCGGCGGCATGCCCGACCCGGCCATCTTTCCCGTGGAACAGTTCAACGAGGCCTCGTCCATTCTCCGCAGCTCCGGCCGCGACGTCCTCCAGTACGGCACGACCGAGGGCTACGGCCCCCTGAAGGAATTCCTCGCCACCTGGACGGCGCCCCGCATGGGACGGGTCCTCAAAGCGGAAGAACTTCTCATCACCTCGGGCTCGACGCAGGTCGTCGACCTGCTCAACTGGGCCCTCGTCGACAGAGGCGACGTGATCCTCGTCGAAGAGCCCTCCTTCATGGGCTCGACGCTGAACATGCACAACCACGGCGCCCGGTTCGAGACCCTGGACTGCGACGGAGAGGGCATGATCGTCGAGGCCCTGCCCGCCAAGATCGAGGCCCTCCGGGCCCGGGGCGAGACGATCAAGTACATCTACACCATCACCAACTTCCACAACCCCCTGGGCTGCACCCTTTCGCTGCAGCGCCGTCGGGCCCTTCTCGACGTGGCCTACCGCTACGGGGTTCCCATCCTCGAAGACGACCCCTACGGCTATGTCCGCTTCGACGGCGACCATCTGCCGACGCTCTTCTCCCTCGACGACAGGGGCATGGTCCTCTACGCCGCCTCCTTCTCCAAGATCCTCGCTCCGGGAACGCGCATCGGCTGGTGCGCCGGCCCGGCCGAACTGATCCGCAAGATGACCGTCTTCAAGCAGGGCGTCGACGTCTGCACCAGCGTCGTCGCCCAGGCCCTCGTCTACGAGTACTGCCGCCTGGGCCATCTCGACGCCTTCCTCCCCAAGATCATCGCCCACTACACGAAGAAGCGGAACGCCATGGAAGAGGCCTTCCGGCGCCACCTGCCCCTCGACGAGGTCCGCTGGGTCACGCCTCAGGGCGGCTTCTTCTACTGGCTCGAGACGCCGAACATCGCCGCGACGGACCTCTTCGACGCCTCCATCGAAAAAAAGGTCGCCTTCGTGCCGGGCCACACCTTCTACGTCGGCCAGGGCGGCATCCACAACGGCCGCTTCTGCTTCACCTTCGCCTCGTCCGAGGAGATCGACGAAGGCGCGAGCCGTCTCGGCCAGGCCATGAGGGAACGTCTCAGCTAG
- the mnmE gene encoding tRNA uridine-5-carboxymethylaminomethyl(34) synthesis GTPase MnmE, which produces MQNETIAALSTALGESAIAIVRLSGPQSRRWADCLFRGRRPLAETEPRFMSHGRLVDERGEPFDEVLAVWFAPGRSYTGEEMAEIHCHGGNMAARLCLERLHALGARPAKAGEFTQRAFLSGRIDLAQAEAILATIRARSEAGLKAAQKSLAGDLSRRAATLREKILDLSALVEAGLDYPDEELPPLTGPELVEELRSLSGEAHLLFDRCRTGLLLSQGIAVALVGKPNVGKSSLLNALLARPRALVTAVAGTTRDVLEAPLSHRGVPLHLLDTAGLRVPLDEVEALGIDRTMEALERADLALLVLDGSAPLDDDDRRAASRLVGRPHLTLVNKSDLPHRVGDDEARALSPSLGVLRLSAREGEGIEALKETVVDTVVGSGLLDEALNASASQLEELRLARSALDEARRLVREGLGEDVAAANLTEARSALDRLLFLDGDDALAERIFSRFCVGK; this is translated from the coding sequence TTGCAGAACGAGACCATCGCCGCCCTCTCCACCGCCCTGGGCGAGTCGGCCATCGCCATCGTCCGCCTCTCGGGCCCCCAGTCGCGACGGTGGGCCGACTGTCTCTTCCGGGGCCGTCGGCCCCTGGCCGAGACGGAACCGCGGTTCATGAGCCACGGCCGCCTCGTCGACGAGAGAGGCGAGCCCTTCGACGAGGTCTTGGCCGTCTGGTTCGCCCCGGGCCGGAGTTACACGGGCGAGGAGATGGCCGAGATTCACTGCCACGGCGGCAACATGGCCGCCCGGCTCTGCCTGGAGCGGCTCCACGCCCTCGGAGCCCGCCCCGCCAAGGCGGGCGAGTTCACCCAGAGGGCCTTCCTGTCGGGCCGCATCGATCTGGCCCAGGCCGAGGCCATCCTGGCCACCATCAGGGCCCGGAGCGAGGCGGGACTGAAGGCGGCCCAGAAAAGCCTCGCAGGAGACCTGTCGCGGCGCGCGGCGACCCTCCGCGAGAAGATTCTCGACCTGTCGGCCCTCGTCGAGGCCGGCCTCGACTACCCCGACGAGGAGCTTCCGCCCCTGACCGGCCCGGAGCTCGTCGAGGAGCTCCGCTCTCTGAGCGGAGAGGCCCACCTCCTCTTCGACCGGTGCCGCACGGGGCTCCTCCTCAGCCAGGGCATCGCCGTCGCCCTCGTGGGCAAACCCAACGTGGGCAAGTCGTCCCTTCTCAACGCCCTTCTCGCCCGCCCCAGAGCCCTCGTCACGGCCGTGGCGGGGACGACGCGCGACGTCCTGGAAGCGCCCCTCTCCCACCGAGGCGTCCCCCTCCACCTCCTCGACACGGCGGGGCTCCGGGTCCCCCTCGACGAGGTGGAGGCCCTGGGCATCGACAGAACGATGGAGGCCCTGGAACGGGCCGATCTGGCCCTTCTGGTCCTCGACGGCAGCGCCCCTCTCGACGACGACGACAGGCGGGCCGCCTCGCGCCTCGTCGGCAGGCCCCACCTGACCCTCGTCAACAAGTCCGACCTCCCCCATCGCGTCGGCGACGACGAGGCCCGGGCCCTCTCGCCCTCCCTGGGAGTGCTGCGCCTCTCGGCCCGCGAAGGGGAAGGCATCGAAGCCCTGAAGGAGACCGTCGTCGACACCGTCGTCGGCTCGGGCCTCCTCGACGAGGCCCTCAACGCCTCGGCATCGCAGCTCGAAGAGCTCCGCCTGGCCCGATCGGCCCTGGACGAGGCCCGTCGCCTCGTCCGGGAAGGACTGGGCGAAGACGTGGCCGCAGCCAACCTGACCGAGGCCCGGTCGGCTCTGGATCGCCTTCTCTTCCTCGACGGGGACGACGCGCTGGCGGAACGGATCTTCAGCCGCTTCTGCGTCGGCAAATAG
- the yfcC gene encoding putative basic amino acid antiporter YfcC, whose amino-acid sequence MANRKETPLAPKATRVPDTYIIIFFVVLCAALLTYLIPVGTFETHEISYQMGESTKTRTVLIPETFKIVTDEAGNPVKQGIRLFEPFGEVGVLNYVFEGFVSGSKWGSAVGVMAFILVIGGAFGIILRTGAVEAGLYKMLAKTKGAEAAIIPVMFFLFSLGGAVFGMGEEAIPFVMILVPACVALGYDSITALLISYGATQIGFATSWMNPFSVAIAQGVAQIPVLSGAAFRIALWVGFTLLGIVFTWIYARKVKANPESSLAYASDAFFRDDLAKNKEVQAEFGLGHSLVLLTLTAGMGWVIWGVVRHEYYIPEIATQFFVIGLICGVIGVLFKLGGMTWNTIAESFRDGAKDLVGAAMVVGMAKGIILVLGGDSPTAATVMNTVLHSVGNMISGLHSAVSAWIMYVFQSVFNFFVVSGSGQAALTMPLMAPLADIAGVTRQVAVLAFQLGDGLTNLIVPTSGVLMACLGAARLDWATWARFQIKFQGLLFAVSSVVVVGAVLMGFK is encoded by the coding sequence ATGGCAAACCGGAAAGAGACTCCCCTCGCGCCCAAGGCGACGCGGGTGCCCGATACGTACATCATCATCTTTTTCGTCGTCCTTTGCGCGGCTTTGTTGACCTATCTCATCCCCGTGGGGACCTTCGAGACCCACGAGATCTCCTATCAGATGGGAGAGAGCACCAAGACGAGGACGGTCCTCATCCCCGAGACCTTCAAGATCGTCACCGACGAGGCGGGCAATCCCGTCAAGCAGGGGATCAGGCTCTTCGAGCCCTTCGGCGAGGTGGGCGTCCTCAACTACGTCTTCGAGGGCTTCGTCTCCGGCAGCAAGTGGGGATCGGCCGTGGGCGTCATGGCCTTCATCCTCGTCATCGGCGGCGCCTTCGGCATCATCCTCAGGACGGGAGCCGTCGAGGCCGGCCTCTACAAGATGCTGGCCAAGACGAAGGGGGCCGAGGCGGCCATCATCCCCGTCATGTTCTTCCTCTTCTCCCTGGGCGGGGCCGTCTTCGGCATGGGCGAGGAGGCCATCCCCTTCGTCATGATTCTCGTCCCGGCCTGCGTCGCCCTGGGTTACGACTCCATAACGGCCCTGCTCATCTCCTACGGCGCCACCCAGATCGGCTTCGCCACGTCCTGGATGAATCCCTTCAGCGTCGCCATCGCCCAGGGAGTGGCTCAGATCCCTGTCCTCTCCGGAGCGGCCTTCCGCATCGCCCTCTGGGTCGGCTTCACCCTGCTGGGCATCGTCTTCACCTGGATCTATGCCCGAAAGGTCAAGGCCAACCCCGAGAGCTCCCTGGCCTATGCCTCGGACGCCTTCTTCCGCGACGATCTGGCCAAAAACAAGGAGGTCCAGGCCGAGTTCGGGCTGGGCCACAGCCTGGTCCTGCTGACGCTGACGGCGGGCATGGGCTGGGTCATCTGGGGCGTCGTCAGGCACGAGTACTACATCCCCGAGATCGCCACGCAGTTTTTCGTCATCGGCCTGATCTGCGGCGTCATCGGCGTCCTCTTCAAGCTGGGCGGGATGACCTGGAACACCATCGCCGAGAGCTTCCGCGACGGGGCGAAGGATCTCGTCGGCGCCGCCATGGTCGTCGGCATGGCCAAGGGGATCATCCTCGTCCTCGGCGGCGATTCGCCGACGGCGGCGACGGTGATGAACACCGTGCTCCACTCCGTGGGCAACATGATTTCGGGCCTCCATTCGGCCGTTTCGGCCTGGATCATGTACGTCTTCCAGTCCGTCTTCAATTTCTTCGTCGTCTCCGGATCGGGTCAGGCGGCCCTCACCATGCCTCTCATGGCCCCTCTGGCCGATATCGCCGGCGTGACCCGTCAGGTGGCCGTCCTGGCCTTCCAGCTCGGCGACGGCCTGACGAATCTCATCGTCCCCACTTCGGGCGTCCTCATGGCCTGCCTCGGCGCGGCCCGCCTCGACTGGGCCACCTGGGCCAGGTTCCAGATCAAGTTCCAGGGCCTTCTTTTCGCCGTCAGCTCCGTCGTCGTCGTCGGCGCCGTCCTCATGGGCTTCAAATAG
- a CDS encoding DEAD/DEAH box helicase produces the protein MDSYSFYPWQIEAFRRLEGKSAVLSAPTGSGKTWVAYLWAGLVDVEGRRHLPSRPILFTAPIKALSNERYMDLRRMGFDVGIETGDFKKNSEAPIICCTQEIYTMKYARRRGIGLVIDEFHYIFDDPDRARAYIDGIRLTHPESPILVMSATFGGADKVGRYLSHLAERPFELFESHERATKLLYKPRHPLSTARIHDALVFVFSQRGAAELADLIAENRPPVSDEGQARLEDLAAILDVPSIDAPLRRGVGIYHGGMLPKEKLLVESAFRERILDVVVGTNALALGVNLPAESVVFGQLVRYHDRRPISKNEFLQMAGRAGRKGLFDRGYVTWLKNSPCESRGTETGAVFRRLLQAAPERASVTLRPEFGKLLREEISVADEARYISRYSLPQADTRLVEEELRDGLRRIAKAVRRLVPASQRQRFRDILADIWYGEMDIDENLEMAILFHLKERPQAMTAADVLEPFERNYLQALLKVKRFANRLPQGYGFEGLAELNEAVDAIDPTIYGFEERLDEIEGDGAESAGPFEEA, from the coding sequence ATGGACAGCTATTCCTTCTACCCCTGGCAGATCGAGGCCTTCCGCCGCCTCGAAGGCAAGAGCGCCGTTCTCTCGGCGCCGACGGGCAGCGGCAAGACCTGGGTCGCCTACCTCTGGGCGGGCCTCGTCGACGTCGAGGGAAGACGGCACCTCCCCTCGCGCCCCATCCTCTTCACGGCGCCCATCAAGGCCCTGAGCAACGAGCGCTACATGGATCTGCGCCGCATGGGCTTCGACGTCGGCATCGAGACGGGCGACTTCAAGAAGAACTCCGAGGCGCCCATCATCTGCTGCACCCAGGAAATCTACACGATGAAGTACGCCCGGCGCCGCGGCATCGGCCTCGTCATCGACGAGTTCCACTACATCTTCGACGATCCCGACCGGGCCCGGGCCTACATCGACGGAATCCGCCTCACCCACCCCGAGAGCCCCATCCTCGTCATGTCGGCCACCTTCGGCGGCGCCGACAAGGTGGGACGGTACCTGAGCCACCTGGCCGAACGGCCCTTCGAGCTTTTCGAGAGCCACGAACGGGCGACGAAGCTCCTCTACAAGCCCCGCCACCCCCTCTCGACGGCACGCATCCACGACGCCCTCGTCTTCGTCTTCTCCCAAAGAGGAGCGGCCGAGCTGGCCGACCTCATCGCCGAAAACCGCCCGCCCGTCTCCGACGAGGGACAGGCCCGTCTGGAAGACCTGGCGGCCATTCTCGACGTCCCCTCCATCGACGCCCCCCTCCGGCGCGGCGTCGGCATCTACCACGGCGGCATGCTCCCGAAGGAGAAGCTCCTCGTCGAGTCGGCCTTCCGCGAGCGGATCCTCGACGTCGTCGTCGGCACCAACGCCCTGGCCCTGGGCGTCAACCTGCCGGCGGAGAGCGTCGTCTTCGGCCAGCTCGTCCGTTACCACGACCGACGGCCCATATCGAAGAACGAATTCCTCCAGATGGCGGGCCGGGCCGGCCGCAAGGGACTCTTCGACAGAGGCTACGTGACGTGGCTCAAGAACTCCCCCTGCGAAAGCCGGGGAACGGAGACGGGCGCCGTCTTCCGCCGCCTCCTCCAGGCCGCCCCCGAGCGGGCCTCCGTCACGCTCCGCCCCGAGTTCGGCAAGCTCCTCCGAGAGGAGATCTCCGTCGCCGACGAGGCCCGCTACATCTCCCGCTACTCCCTTCCCCAGGCCGACACCCGCCTCGTCGAGGAGGAGCTCCGCGACGGCCTGCGGCGCATCGCCAAAGCCGTCCGCCGTCTCGTTCCGGCCTCGCAGCGCCAGCGCTTCCGCGACATTCTTGCCGACATCTGGTACGGGGAGATGGACATCGACGAGAACCTCGAGATGGCCATCCTCTTCCATCTCAAAGAGCGCCCTCAGGCCATGACGGCCGCCGACGTCCTCGAACCCTTCGAGCGCAACTACCTCCAGGCCCTGCTCAAGGTGAAGCGCTTCGCCAACCGCCTCCCCCAGGGCTACGGCTTCGAGGGACTGGCCGAACTGAACGAAGCCGTCGACGCCATCGACCCCACCATCTACGGCTTCGAGGAGAGGCTCGACGAGATCGAAGGCGACGGGGCCGAGAGCGCAGGGCCCTTCGAGGAGGCCTGA